A window from Dehalobacter sp. DCA encodes these proteins:
- a CDS encoding EAL domain-containing protein, whose protein sequence is MIITNCQSKSSACFLDNILSGRIKTEIAFQPIWDLQKMKVFGFEALARWENLRPDEVFLEAAQNNLVLELETLILAKICRIGKSTKGKTFINVHPSLPDPYFWECLKGQNVILEITESDTICFPALNILRDLGFTLALDDFGTGSATLESLCLVEPEYIKLDKSLIQSKNVASRDSLITAFVGHATRLDTKVIVEGIENRGQLQAARINGSHYGQGYFLGKPEIIWKR, encoded by the coding sequence GTGATTATCACGAATTGCCAATCAAAAAGTTCAGCCTGTTTTCTGGACAATATTTTGTCCGGTAGGATAAAAACAGAAATAGCTTTTCAGCCAATTTGGGATTTGCAGAAAATGAAGGTATTCGGTTTTGAAGCATTAGCCCGATGGGAAAATCTTAGGCCGGATGAAGTTTTTTTAGAGGCTGCCCAAAATAATTTAGTGCTGGAATTGGAAACTTTGATTTTGGCGAAAATATGCCGGATCGGAAAAAGTACTAAAGGAAAGACGTTTATTAACGTTCATCCAAGCTTGCCCGATCCTTATTTTTGGGAATGTTTAAAAGGTCAAAATGTGATTTTAGAAATAACGGAATCGGATACAATTTGCTTTCCTGCTTTAAATATCCTAAGAGACTTAGGGTTTACTTTGGCTTTAGATGATTTTGGTACCGGTTCGGCAACATTAGAATCTTTGTGCCTTGTCGAGCCTGAATATATTAAGCTTGATAAAAGTCTCATCCAATCAAAGAATGTTGCAAGCCGTGATAGCTTGATTACGGCTTTTGTTGGACATGCTACAAGGCTGGATACCAAGGTGATTGTTGAAGGCATAGAAAACCGTGGACAATTGCAGGCGGCAAGGATAAATGGTTCTCACTATGGACAAGGTTACTTCCTCGGAAAACCTGAAATTATTTGGAAAAGGTGA